The Synechocystis sp. PCC 7509 genome includes a window with the following:
- a CDS encoding DoxX family protein, with protein sequence MSKYKEILRVILAISIIVVGILHFAIPEPFVKIVPPQLPSPLELVYISGVFEILGGIGLLVPNVSRAAAWGLIALFIAVFPANINMAVNRIHLDNVPDSPVFQYIRLPLQAVLIAWAYWYTKPSSDRRNQASLINLDEK encoded by the coding sequence ATGAGCAAGTACAAAGAGATTTTGCGGGTTATTCTGGCTATTTCAATTATTGTCGTTGGCATTCTTCACTTTGCCATTCCCGAACCTTTCGTAAAAATTGTTCCGCCCCAACTTCCTTCTCCTTTGGAATTAGTCTATATCAGTGGAGTTTTTGAAATATTGGGCGGAATTGGGCTATTAGTTCCAAATGTTAGCCGTGCCGCCGCCTGGGGCTTAATTGCACTTTTTATCGCCGTTTTTCCGGCAAACATCAATATGGCAGTTAATCGCATCCATCTTGACAATGTTCCCGATTCACCCGTATTTCAATACATCCGTTTACCGCTCCAAGCGGTGCTAATTGCTTGGGCTTATTGGTACACAAAACCATCGTCCGACCGTCGCAATCAAGCATCATTAATCAACTTAGATGAAAAATAA